The proteins below come from a single Streptomyces tubercidicus genomic window:
- a CDS encoding type I polyketide synthase gives MVLSPFEEPGERIVLAAARAGALGLLDLGRDPGAARSALAWLGGAGGHEGLSHGVRIPVGCPLTAADLPETVDTVLLADPRSYAAPGPYADPARDPAPGWPEEWADGGRRRVWAEVTTPEEAAAACAAGVTAVVARGHESGGRVGELTTCVLLQRLLADPAVTVPVLAAGGIGPHTAAAAVAGGAAGVLLDSQLALTTEGEDRLPRAVAAAIRAMDGSETTVVAGHRVLTRPDLRPSDAGDGAGRGDEAGGAETGHAPHPTPVTARLGARDLRTQLLPIGQDGAFAARLAARHRTTGGIVQAVRAAISGHLDAAARIRPLAPRPGARHLAVAQGPMTRVSDEAGFAAAVAHEGGLPFLALAVMEGEQVRRLLAETAERLGDRPWGVGLLGFAPPELRREQLAAVAEFAPEYALIAGGRPAQAAPLEAAGTRTYLHVPAPGLLERYLAEGARRFVFEGQECGGHIGPRASFPLWEEQIERLTAHARTHGGTAEGLDVLFAGGIHDARSAAMAAAAAAPLAELGARIGVLMGTAYLFTEEAVATGAVLPGFQDTALACDRTVLLRTAPGHATRCADTAYTEDFAAAERQLAANGTEPRARWEELERRNLGRLRIASKGLRHTDGGPPAPVGEHEQRREGLYMLGQAATARRATTTLAALHSAVTDGATDQLALRAAEVPPPAAHRDRGRGEDAAPLDIAIVGMACCYPGAPDAGRYWSNVVTGVDSVTEVPADRWDASTYHDPDPARAGERTPSRWGGFLPALPFDALAHGIPPASLTGIEPVQLLALDAAAKALADAGYAGRDFDRARTSVVFGAEAGTELAGAYGLRALHPSYLGDLPPALDAELPRLTEDSFPGVLANVIAGRIASRLDLGGANCTVDAACASSLAALDLACRQLRDHDSDMALCGGADVHNGINDYLMFASVQALSPTGRCRPFDAAADGIALGEGVGCLVLKRLADAERDGDRVYAVVKAVGTSSDGRSLGLTAPRPEGQRRALERAYRRAGISPAQVGLLEAHGTGTVVGDTTELAVLTELFEAAGAAPGSCTLGSVKSQIGHTKCAAGLAGLIKAARAVHSGVRPPTLHLTRPTEADTGPFRFDTGHARPWPVPAAQRIAGVSAFGFGGTNYHAVLAGYDGAPEPAHALTDWPAELFCFRGTDRSAAVRTMERLAARLAENDQAGRPWPLRDLAAETATADGPVQVCVVAEDLDDLAAKLTQARQFTPADGVYLRERDADPGQLAFLFPGQGSQRTGMLSELFLAFPALRGLLDDADPDCVAAMFPPAAFTPESRAAQQATLTDTRVAQPALGLASAAAHRLLTALGVRPDCTAGHSYGELTALWAAGAYDTEALLRLSARRGEAILSAAGDDPGAMAAVVATPVRVRELIRDTGVVVANHNAPEQSVISGPTEAVEAAVAALRTAGTDARRLPVACAFHSPQLAAARDTLAAELSATEVAAPALPVWSGATARPYAREACAIRDTLAGQVAAPVRFVEQIEDMYAAGVRTFVEAGPGRVLTGLVGQILAGRPHTALALDVPGESGLARLPHVLARLAAAGVPVDPEGLFRGRAQPLPASAPRRPGWLVNGHTVRTADGAFLPGGLRPARRVESRPGDSGAARADGGAAPGEDTRQAAVLEYLRATRELVAAQRDVVLRYLGEGGAAGGFAESSDAFARSAASPSAEAVGPVLVPPYTEPAGAGAGAGAGADPAVAVGDAAVAQPSATGPRLLSPAELLDAVREIIHQRTGYPHEMLDAGLDLEADLSVDSIKRVEIIGALADRIGLPQDADGAMESAVEQLARVKTISGIVDWIAATRTEPPPAPAEPEPTQAAPAAPAAPVAPAAPTPPAAPAAPVPPAAPPAPVTTTGEPTTAGHPAATGHPTTTGNPVTPKEPDAAPLPLRPTRSLVRVTPLGPPVARPPAEVVAGSDFAVVEDGQGVALALAALLESHGARVRTVPAERLARCVAGSTGGVVDLSALRAGRGAVLPGQFEAWRTALTGGARRLLLATAAGGTFGQDTTADAPDPLPGAGLRGFARTAALEYPDVLIRAVDLDPKDRPERLAAHLLAELCAPGEPVVVGRTNGTRTTLRAVPTPLPDDRTLLGRPMLGPGSVVLLTGGARGITARTALALARAHGCHIELLGRTPLLDTPEDPALAHAHDRIALRAALLAQGLRRPAEIEAAAGAVLARREITGTLAALEPFAASVRYHAADVTDESAVHAVAADIRARHGRLDGIVHGAGTLADKLLRDKDPASFARVFATKVDGARHLLSAAGDDTGFLVLFGSVAGVFGNRGQADYAAANDALDTLATAWSARTSRRVLAVDWGPWAAEGGGMVTPELERAYARRGIPLLDPDAAAAALLDELAHGTAAQVVLAAEADGQVTGDE, from the coding sequence GTGGTGCTCTCGCCGTTCGAGGAGCCGGGCGAGCGGATCGTGCTGGCGGCCGCCCGCGCGGGCGCGCTGGGCCTGCTGGATCTTGGCCGGGACCCTGGGGCGGCGCGCAGCGCGCTCGCCTGGCTCGGCGGGGCGGGAGGGCATGAAGGGCTCTCCCACGGTGTGCGGATACCGGTGGGGTGTCCGCTGACGGCCGCCGATCTGCCGGAGACGGTCGACACCGTGCTGCTCGCCGACCCGCGGTCGTACGCCGCCCCCGGCCCGTACGCCGACCCCGCCCGCGACCCGGCCCCCGGGTGGCCGGAGGAGTGGGCCGACGGTGGGCGGCGTCGTGTCTGGGCCGAGGTCACCACCCCCGAGGAGGCCGCGGCGGCGTGTGCCGCCGGGGTCACCGCGGTCGTCGCGCGTGGCCATGAGTCGGGTGGCCGGGTGGGCGAACTCACCACCTGTGTCCTGCTGCAACGCCTCCTGGCCGACCCGGCCGTGACCGTTCCCGTCCTGGCCGCCGGGGGCATCGGCCCGCACACCGCCGCCGCGGCCGTCGCCGGTGGGGCGGCCGGGGTGCTGCTCGACTCCCAGCTCGCGCTCACCACCGAGGGCGAGGACCGGCTGCCCCGGGCGGTCGCCGCCGCGATTCGCGCCATGGACGGCAGTGAAACCACCGTCGTCGCAGGCCACCGAGTCCTGACCCGCCCGGACCTCCGCCCGTCCGACGCGGGCGACGGCGCCGGGCGAGGCGACGAGGCCGGGGGAGCGGAGACCGGCCATGCCCCCCATCCCACCCCCGTCACCGCCCGCCTGGGCGCCCGGGACCTGCGGACCCAGCTGCTCCCCATCGGCCAGGACGGTGCCTTCGCCGCCCGGCTCGCCGCGCGCCACCGCACCACCGGCGGCATCGTGCAGGCCGTACGGGCCGCCATCTCCGGCCATCTCGACGCCGCGGCGCGCATCCGTCCGCTCGCCCCCCGCCCCGGCGCCCGCCATCTCGCCGTGGCCCAGGGGCCGATGACCCGGGTCAGTGACGAGGCCGGGTTCGCCGCCGCCGTGGCCCATGAGGGCGGGCTGCCCTTTCTGGCCCTCGCCGTCATGGAAGGCGAGCAGGTACGCCGGCTGCTGGCCGAGACCGCCGAGCGGCTGGGCGACCGGCCCTGGGGCGTCGGCCTGCTCGGCTTCGCCCCGCCCGAACTCCGGCGCGAACAGCTCGCCGCGGTGGCCGAGTTCGCCCCCGAATACGCCCTGATCGCGGGCGGTCGGCCCGCCCAGGCCGCGCCCCTCGAAGCGGCCGGGACCCGGACCTATCTCCATGTCCCGGCGCCCGGTCTGCTGGAGCGCTACCTCGCCGAAGGCGCCCGGCGGTTCGTCTTCGAAGGGCAGGAGTGCGGGGGCCATATCGGCCCCCGGGCCAGCTTCCCGCTGTGGGAGGAGCAGATCGAGCGGCTGACCGCCCATGCCCGTACGCACGGCGGTACGGCCGAGGGGCTGGACGTGCTCTTCGCGGGCGGTATCCACGACGCCCGCTCGGCCGCGATGGCCGCGGCCGCCGCCGCCCCGCTCGCCGAACTCGGCGCCCGTATAGGTGTCCTGATGGGTACGGCCTACCTGTTCACGGAGGAGGCGGTGGCCACCGGCGCCGTGCTCCCCGGCTTCCAGGACACCGCTCTGGCCTGCGACCGGACCGTACTGCTGCGGACCGCGCCGGGCCACGCCACGCGCTGTGCCGACACCGCCTACACCGAGGACTTCGCGGCGGCCGAACGGCAGCTGGCCGCCAACGGCACGGAGCCCCGGGCCCGTTGGGAGGAGCTGGAGCGGCGCAACCTCGGACGGCTGCGGATCGCGAGCAAGGGCCTGCGGCACACGGACGGCGGACCGCCCGCGCCCGTGGGGGAGCACGAACAGCGCCGGGAGGGCCTGTACATGCTGGGCCAGGCCGCCACCGCGCGCCGCGCCACCACCACCCTCGCCGCGCTGCACAGTGCCGTGACCGACGGGGCCACCGACCAACTCGCCCTACGCGCCGCCGAGGTCCCGCCACCCGCCGCTCACCGGGACCGGGGCCGGGGCGAGGATGCCGCGCCGCTGGACATCGCCATCGTCGGCATGGCCTGCTGCTATCCCGGGGCGCCCGACGCGGGCCGCTACTGGTCCAATGTCGTCACCGGCGTCGACTCCGTCACCGAAGTACCCGCCGACCGCTGGGACGCCTCCACCTACCACGACCCGGACCCCGCGCGGGCGGGCGAGCGCACCCCGTCGCGCTGGGGCGGCTTCCTGCCCGCCCTCCCCTTCGACGCCCTCGCCCACGGCATCCCCCCGGCCTCCCTCACCGGCATCGAACCGGTGCAGCTGCTCGCCCTCGACGCCGCGGCCAAGGCCCTGGCGGACGCCGGATACGCCGGCCGCGACTTCGACCGCGCCCGTACCAGCGTCGTCTTCGGTGCGGAGGCGGGCACCGAACTGGCCGGTGCCTACGGGCTGCGCGCACTGCACCCGTCCTACCTCGGCGATCTCCCGCCCGCCCTGGACGCCGAACTGCCCCGGCTGACCGAGGACTCCTTCCCCGGCGTGCTCGCCAATGTCATCGCCGGACGCATCGCCAGCCGCCTCGATCTGGGCGGCGCCAACTGCACCGTGGACGCCGCCTGCGCCTCCTCGCTCGCCGCGCTCGACCTGGCCTGCCGCCAACTGCGCGACCACGACAGCGATATGGCTCTGTGCGGCGGTGCCGATGTGCACAACGGCATCAACGACTACCTGATGTTCGCGTCTGTGCAGGCACTGTCCCCCACCGGCCGCTGCCGCCCCTTCGACGCGGCGGCCGACGGGATCGCGCTCGGCGAGGGCGTCGGCTGTCTGGTCCTCAAACGCCTCGCGGACGCCGAACGGGACGGCGACCGGGTCTACGCGGTCGTCAAAGCGGTCGGTACGTCCAGTGACGGGCGGTCCCTCGGGCTGACCGCACCACGGCCCGAGGGCCAGCGGCGGGCCCTGGAACGCGCCTACCGCCGCGCCGGGATCAGCCCCGCACAGGTCGGCCTCCTCGAAGCCCACGGCACCGGCACGGTCGTCGGCGACACCACCGAACTGGCCGTCCTCACCGAACTGTTCGAGGCCGCGGGCGCGGCACCCGGCAGCTGTACGCTCGGCTCGGTCAAATCGCAGATCGGACACACCAAATGCGCCGCCGGACTGGCCGGTCTGATCAAGGCGGCGCGTGCGGTGCACAGCGGGGTGCGGCCGCCGACCCTGCATCTGACCCGGCCGACCGAGGCGGACACCGGCCCGTTCCGCTTCGACACCGGACACGCGCGGCCCTGGCCGGTCCCCGCCGCACAGCGCATCGCGGGAGTGAGCGCCTTCGGCTTCGGCGGCACCAACTACCACGCCGTACTCGCCGGTTACGACGGCGCCCCCGAACCCGCCCACGCCCTGACGGACTGGCCCGCCGAGCTCTTCTGCTTCCGTGGCACCGACCGCTCCGCCGCCGTACGGACCATGGAGCGCCTCGCCGCGCGACTGGCCGAGAACGACCAGGCCGGGCGCCCGTGGCCGCTGCGCGACCTGGCCGCCGAGACCGCGACGGCGGACGGCCCGGTCCAGGTCTGCGTGGTGGCCGAGGACCTCGACGATCTCGCCGCCAAGCTGACCCAGGCCCGCCAATTCACCCCCGCCGACGGCGTCTACCTGCGCGAACGGGATGCCGACCCCGGGCAGCTCGCCTTCCTCTTCCCCGGGCAGGGCAGCCAGCGCACCGGAATGCTCAGCGAATTGTTCCTCGCCTTCCCGGCGCTGCGCGGCCTCCTGGACGACGCCGATCCGGACTGTGTCGCGGCCATGTTCCCGCCCGCCGCCTTCACCCCTGAGAGCCGGGCCGCCCAGCAGGCCACCCTCACCGACACCCGGGTCGCCCAGCCCGCGCTCGGCCTCGCCTCCGCCGCCGCACACCGGCTGCTCACCGCACTCGGGGTACGCCCCGACTGCACGGCCGGTCACTCCTACGGTGAGCTGACCGCCCTGTGGGCCGCGGGCGCCTACGACACCGAGGCACTGCTCCGGCTCAGTGCCCGGCGCGGCGAGGCGATCCTCTCGGCCGCGGGCGACGACCCCGGCGCGATGGCCGCCGTGGTGGCCACGCCGGTCCGGGTACGGGAGCTGATCCGCGACACCGGCGTGGTCGTCGCCAATCACAACGCGCCCGAACAGAGCGTGATCTCGGGCCCGACGGAGGCCGTGGAAGCGGCCGTCGCGGCGCTGCGTACGGCCGGTACTGACGCGCGCCGTCTGCCCGTCGCCTGCGCGTTCCACAGTCCACAACTCGCCGCCGCCCGCGACACACTCGCCGCGGAACTCTCCGCGACCGAGGTGGCCGCGCCCGCCCTCCCGGTATGGTCCGGCGCCACCGCGCGCCCCTACGCCCGCGAGGCGTGCGCGATACGGGACACCTTGGCGGGGCAGGTCGCCGCCCCGGTGCGCTTCGTGGAGCAGATCGAGGACATGTACGCCGCCGGGGTGCGCACCTTCGTGGAGGCCGGACCCGGCCGGGTGCTCACCGGTCTGGTCGGGCAGATCCTGGCCGGACGTCCGCACACCGCGCTGGCGCTGGACGTACCGGGCGAGTCCGGACTGGCCCGGCTGCCGCACGTCCTGGCGCGGCTCGCGGCGGCCGGGGTTCCGGTTGACCCGGAGGGGCTGTTCCGTGGGCGTGCGCAGCCCTTGCCTGCTTCGGCGCCGCGCCGTCCGGGGTGGCTGGTGAATGGGCATACGGTGCGTACTGCCGATGGGGCCTTCCTGCCTGGTGGGCTGCGGCCGGCCCGGCGGGTGGAGAGTCGGCCGGGCGATTCGGGGGCGGCGCGGGCCGATGGCGGTGCGGCTCCCGGGGAGGACACGCGGCAGGCGGCCGTGTTGGAGTATCTGCGGGCCACGCGGGAGCTGGTGGCGGCGCAACGTGATGTGGTGTTGCGGTATTTGGGGGAGGGGGGCGCGGCTGGTGGGTTCGCCGAGTCGTCCGATGCGTTTGCCCGGTCCGCTGCGTCCCCGTCGGCTGAGGCCGTCGGGCCCGTTCTCGTCCCGCCGTATACCGAACCCGCCGGAGCCGGTGCCGGTGCCGGTGCCGGGGCCGACCCCGCCGTCGCTGTGGGGGATGCCGCAGTCGCGCAGCCGTCCGCCACCGGGCCGCGGCTCCTGAGCCCCGCCGAACTCCTCGATGCCGTAAGGGAGATCATCCACCAGCGGACCGGATACCCCCACGAGATGCTCGATGCCGGGCTCGACCTGGAGGCGGACCTTTCGGTGGACTCCATCAAGCGGGTGGAGATCATCGGCGCGCTGGCCGACCGGATCGGACTGCCGCAGGACGCGGACGGGGCCATGGAGTCGGCCGTGGAACAGCTCGCCCGCGTCAAAACCATCAGCGGCATCGTCGACTGGATCGCCGCCACCCGCACCGAACCCCCGCCGGCCCCAGCCGAACCCGAGCCCACACAGGCCGCACCGGCCGCACCGGCCGCGCCAGTCGCACCGGCCGCACCCACCCCACCAGCCGCACCAGCCGCACCGGTGCCGCCCGCAGCGCCGCCCGCTCCCGTTACGACCACGGGAGAACCGACCACCGCCGGGCACCCCGCCGCCACCGGGCACCCCACCACCACCGGAAACCCCGTCACCCCGAAGGAGCCCGACGCCGCCCCGCTGCCGCTGCGCCCCACCCGCTCCCTCGTCCGCGTCACCCCCCTGGGCCCGCCCGTGGCCCGGCCGCCCGCCGAGGTGGTGGCGGGCAGTGACTTCGCCGTGGTGGAGGACGGCCAGGGCGTGGCGCTGGCTCTCGCCGCCCTGCTGGAGAGTCATGGCGCACGGGTACGGACCGTCCCCGCCGAGCGGTTGGCCCGGTGTGTCGCCGGCAGTACCGGTGGAGTGGTGGATCTCAGCGCCCTCCGGGCGGGCCGCGGTGCCGTACTGCCGGGACAGTTCGAGGCGTGGCGTACCGCCCTGACCGGTGGGGCCCGCCGCCTGCTGCTGGCCACCGCGGCCGGCGGCACCTTCGGCCAGGACACCACCGCGGACGCCCCCGACCCGCTGCCCGGAGCCGGGCTGCGCGGCTTCGCCCGTACGGCCGCCCTCGAATACCCCGACGTCCTGATCCGCGCCGTGGACCTCGACCCCAAGGACCGCCCCGAACGCCTCGCCGCCCACCTCCTGGCCGAACTGTGCGCCCCCGGTGAACCGGTCGTCGTCGGCCGCACCAACGGCACCCGCACCACCCTGCGCGCCGTCCCCACACCCCTGCCGGACGACCGGACCCTCCTGGGGCGGCCGATGCTCGGGCCCGGCTCCGTGGTGCTGCTGACCGGCGGGGCACGCGGGATCACCGCCCGTACGGCCCTCGCCCTGGCCCGCGCCCACGGGTGCCATATCGAACTCCTCGGCCGTACGCCCCTACTGGACACCCCTGAGGACCCGGCCCTCGCCCACGCCCACGACCGCATCGCACTGCGCGCCGCGCTCCTCGCCCAGGGCCTGCGCCGACCCGCCGAGATCGAGGCGGCCGCCGGGGCCGTGCTGGCCCGCCGTGAGATCACCGGCACCCTCGCCGCCCTGGAACCGTTCGCCGCCTCGGTGCGCTACCACGCCGCCGATGTCACCGATGAGTCCGCCGTGCACGCCGTGGCAGCGGACATCCGGGCCCGGCACGGCCGCCTCGACGGGATCGTGCACGGCGCCGGCACCCTCGCGGACAAGCTGCTGCGGGACAAGGACCCGGCCTCGTTCGCCCGGGTCTTCGCCACCAAGGTCGACGGCGCCCGCCATCTGCTGTCCGCCGCCGGTGACGACACCGGCTTCCTCGTCCTCTTCGGCAGCGTCGCCGGGGTCTTCGGCAACCGGGGCCAGGCCGACTACGCCGCCGCCAACGACGCCCTGGACACCCTCGCCACGGCCTGGTCGGCCCGCACCTCCCGGCGGGTCCTGGCGGTCGACTGGGGCCCGTGGGCGGCCGAGGGCGGCGGCATGGTCACCCCCGAACTGGAGCGCGCCTACGCCCGCCGGGGCATCCCGCTCCTGGATCCCGACGCCGCGGCCGCCGCCCTCCTGGACGAACTGGCCCACGGCACGGCGGCCCAGGTCGTACTGGCGGCCGAGGCCGACGGGCAGGTGACGGGCGATGAATGA